Proteins found in one Paenibacillus sp. FSL R10-2782 genomic segment:
- a CDS encoding SDR family NAD(P)-dependent oxidoreductase, translating into MKYTVITGASSGIGYETALAFAARGKNLILVARRLDKLEELKSTIQEIDPNVNVIVRTSDLSVTDQAYTLYNNLKEYQIETWINNAGLGEASFVVEQNLDKVETMLRVNIESLTILSTLYVRDYADVEGTQLINVSSALGYAIAVGSVAYSASKYYVSAFTEGLAKELELKGAKLKAKVLAPAITETEFVKKSIDAEEFDYKANMPKYHTAKQMAGFMVDLYDCNEVVGIVDQNYDFNLRGEIYPIISEF; encoded by the coding sequence ATGAAGTACACAGTTATCACAGGAGCAAGTTCAGGAATTGGATATGAGACGGCATTGGCATTTGCTGCACGTGGCAAAAACTTAATTTTGGTAGCTAGAAGATTAGATAAGTTAGAAGAGCTTAAATCAACAATTCAGGAAATTGATCCTAATGTAAATGTTATTGTTCGTACAAGTGATCTGTCTGTTACAGATCAGGCCTACACACTGTATAACAATTTAAAGGAATACCAAATTGAGACCTGGATTAATAATGCGGGGCTCGGTGAAGCTTCATTTGTAGTAGAACAGAATTTAGATAAAGTTGAAACTATGTTACGTGTTAACATCGAATCCTTGACGATCCTTTCTACACTATATGTGCGAGATTATGCTGATGTAGAAGGAACTCAGTTAATTAACGTATCATCCGCACTCGGATATGCCATTGCTGTTGGGAGCGTTGCTTATTCCGCATCCAAATACTACGTTAGTGCCTTCACAGAAGGGCTTGCAAAAGAACTAGAACTGAAAGGAGCAAAACTAAAGGCAAAAGTTTTAGCACCAGCTATAACGGAAACGGAATTCGTGAAGAAATCAATAGATGCTGAAGAATTTGATTACAAAGCAAACATGCCTAAGTACCACACTGCCAAACAAATGGCGGGCTTCATGGTAGATCTTTATGATTGCAACGAGGTGGTAGGGATTGTAGACCAGAACTATGATTTCAATCTGAGAGGCGAAATATATCCAATAATTTCAGAATTTTAA
- a CDS encoding diguanylate cyclase — MSTPRRAEHRQSKKISLISLLTGLVTLVVLLTSSILLVGSYESQKKSLTETTLYLNYSNADRISRTMDSLFRSMRGSLEYSADKLSDVDAMTSKQVDDYLDLMRNSSNFFNSITVVEANGLIRNVAPARVGTAGQHITSKASLEALALQKPYISSPYMTPNTKRLIVFMSQPIFSSSDKYLGILSGTFYLQENNILSDIFGNGNVDDSGSYYYIVDSNGRLLYHPDKQLLGKDVSSNKVVQKLMKGESGEQQVRNTSGVEMLAGYSSVPANGWGIVVVSPISLIHHQLMGQIQTILWYSLFPFIMLLIGVILVAYMLARPFVHLANLVSKMGKEEIVMPEAKSHWSQEADLLTKAVLLAVLNIQKQTDQLTQEAVTDVLTGLMNRRSLENTMSQWMASGLPFSLIMLDVDKFKFVNDTYGHLIGDEVLKHVAEVIVTSLRPDDVCYRYGGEEFVILLNRPEEAFNVAERVRRALEQSRAPIPTRVTVSLGIAHYPLHASEREELIEKADQALYLAKSRGRNRTIVSEG; from the coding sequence TTGTCTACACCGAGAAGAGCCGAACATCGTCAAAGTAAAAAGATAAGTCTCATATCGTTGCTTACGGGCTTGGTGACGCTGGTGGTTCTGCTAACCTCAAGCATTCTTCTGGTTGGTTCTTATGAGTCCCAAAAGAAATCATTGACGGAGACGACGCTCTATCTGAATTACTCCAACGCTGATCGCATTTCCAGGACGATGGATTCTTTATTTAGATCCATGCGCGGCAGCTTGGAATACAGTGCCGATAAACTTTCCGATGTTGATGCCATGACTTCGAAGCAAGTGGACGATTATTTAGATCTGATGCGCAACAGCAGCAATTTCTTCAATTCCATCACAGTGGTCGAAGCCAACGGGCTGATCCGCAATGTAGCGCCGGCTAGAGTGGGAACGGCAGGTCAGCATATCACGTCTAAGGCCAGTCTGGAAGCTTTGGCACTCCAAAAACCGTATATTTCTTCCCCTTACATGACTCCAAACACTAAGAGACTCATCGTATTTATGAGTCAACCGATTTTCAGCAGCTCCGATAAATATCTCGGTATTTTGAGCGGCACGTTTTATCTTCAGGAGAACAATATCCTGTCAGATATTTTTGGCAACGGTAATGTGGACGATTCCGGTTCTTATTATTATATTGTGGATTCCAACGGACGTCTGCTGTATCACCCGGACAAGCAGCTCCTCGGGAAGGATGTCAGCAGCAACAAGGTAGTGCAGAAGTTGATGAAGGGGGAAAGCGGGGAACAGCAAGTTCGCAACACCAGTGGCGTCGAGATGCTTGCCGGGTACTCCAGTGTTCCGGCCAACGGATGGGGAATTGTGGTCGTTTCGCCGATTAGTCTAATCCATCATCAACTGATGGGTCAAATTCAGACCATTCTCTGGTATTCGTTGTTTCCGTTCATCATGCTGCTGATAGGAGTCATACTTGTGGCGTACATGTTAGCCCGGCCTTTCGTCCATCTGGCAAATCTGGTGAGTAAGATGGGCAAGGAAGAGATTGTAATGCCGGAAGCGAAGTCGCACTGGAGCCAGGAGGCCGATTTGCTCACCAAGGCTGTATTGCTTGCCGTGTTGAATATTCAGAAGCAGACGGATCAATTGACCCAGGAAGCTGTGACGGATGTTCTGACCGGATTAATGAACCGAAGATCGCTTGAAAATACGATGAGTCAATGGATGGCCTCTGGTCTGCCATTTTCGCTCATTATGCTGGATGTAGACAAATTTAAATTCGTAAACGACACCTACGGCCATCTCATCGGTGACGAAGTTCTGAAACATGTTGCCGAAGTTATAGTTACCTCGCTTCGCCCGGATGATGTCTGCTATCGCTACGGCGGCGAAGAGTTCGTCATTCTGCTGAACCGACCTGAGGAAGCCTTCAACGTAGCGGAAAGAGTCCGTCGGGCTTTGGAACAAAGCAGGGCTCCCATTCCGACACGAGTTACGGTTTCTCTGGGCATCGCCCATTATCCTTTGCATGCGTCAGAACGGGAAGAGCTGATAGAGAAGGCGGATCAGGCATTGTACCTGGCCAAGAGCAGAGGAAGAAACAGAACGATAGTCTCTGAGGGTTAA
- a CDS encoding helix-turn-helix domain-containing protein — protein sequence MNKKADGFEGERLYVLPPYMLNKLKLNPLTRNLYITDIGCFSHARHHFRERTHGCDSYIFIYCARGKGWVRTVDNVTICMTEQSFAYIPRDMPHAYGADDVDPWTIYWFHLQGDQMDDFMALFEPCKTYVTMAASDEVKLLELFHQCYDLLLNKSYSIIHLVQVSQTVRYLLSFVLSVAFRKEDSTYQSHVDKATRYMREQLESTVSLEELSRHVQVSKQHLNLIFKQSTGYSPVDYYLRMKIQRASQLLDLTNASIKEISIQLGFRDPYYFSRLFKKIMGCSPLEYRNNLKG from the coding sequence ATGAATAAGAAAGCTGATGGATTTGAGGGTGAAAGGTTATATGTCCTTCCGCCCTATATGTTGAATAAATTAAAATTGAATCCGCTTACACGAAATCTATATATTACGGATATAGGCTGCTTTAGCCATGCCCGCCATCATTTTCGTGAAAGAACGCATGGTTGTGACTCTTATATATTCATTTACTGTGCCCGCGGGAAAGGTTGGGTACGAACGGTGGATAACGTAACCATTTGCATGACGGAGCAAAGCTTTGCTTACATTCCCAGGGACATGCCGCATGCTTATGGGGCTGACGATGTAGATCCTTGGACGATTTACTGGTTTCATCTCCAAGGGGACCAAATGGACGATTTCATGGCATTATTTGAGCCTTGTAAAACGTATGTTACAATGGCTGCCAGTGATGAAGTCAAACTACTGGAGCTATTTCATCAGTGTTACGACCTTTTATTGAACAAATCATACTCTATTATACATTTAGTTCAAGTGTCGCAAACTGTTCGTTATCTGCTGAGTTTTGTATTATCCGTTGCATTTCGCAAGGAAGACAGTACGTACCAGAGCCATGTTGATAAGGCAACACGTTATATGCGCGAACAATTGGAATCCACCGTCTCGTTGGAGGAGCTTAGTCGGCATGTTCAGGTATCCAAGCAGCATTTAAACTTGATATTCAAGCAATCAACCGGCTACTCTCCAGTGGATTACTATTTAAGAATGAAGATACAGAGGGCCAGTCAGCTTTTGGACTTAACGAATGCTTCTATTAAAGAAATTAGCATACAACTCGGTTTTAGGGACCCTTATTACTTCTCCAGACTGTTCAAAAAAATAATGGGCTGCTCTCCTTTGGAATATCGAAATAATCTGAAGGGTTGA
- a CDS encoding DUF5107 domain-containing protein, with protein MDLSIFDAKARVWEETVQIPTYGIGKPDKNPMFLEKRVYQGSSGRVYPHPVIDKIENDKKLENYQVVFLENKYLRIEIMPELGGRIYRAVDKTNGYDFVYYNKVIKPALVGLLGPWISGGIEFNWPQHHRPNTYGPVEYKLEEHEDGSATVWVSEIDRMFGTKVTAGFTLQPDKAYLKMGAQLYNRTAEPQTFLWWANPAVAVHDHTQSVFPPDVSAVFDHGKRDVSRFPIATGIYYKMDYSEGVDISRYKNIPVPTSYMAYKSDYNFIGGYDHMKQAGLLHVANHHISPGKKQWTWGNGEFGQAWDRNLTDEDGPYIELMTGVYTDNQPDFTWLQPYEEKSFSQYFMPYKHIGMVKNASIDAAVSLDMDRSEGTAQIGVYVTSPFRKAVVELSSQRRLYIKESVDLEPSMAFVQKIDLLADDDELCLTVKDATGRELISYQPRKKQVEQMPAAATPLPEPEELRTNEELYLAGQHLEQYRHATFKPEAYYLEGLKRDEEDSRINVAYGTLLLRRGLYSASEACFRKAISRVTWRNANPYDGEAYYQLGLSLKHQGRLDEAFSAFYKSVWSAAWQDSGYFSLAQIATEKGNYEEALELVERSIIRNARNYKARNLKSAIFRKLGNYEAAVAFSKETIKLDIADFGAYREQGLSLEALGLRSDAITVFDELKKWTRGDVHNDIAIASDYAAAGLYEDAAFVLEGASEQAQTYPMLHYIQAFCYAKIGKHEQANRALAQAAEAVPDYCFPNTLFEYDVLQFAVQTKPGDGKAHYYLGNLLYDKKRHLDAIACWETSRTIDDTFPVVHRNLALGYFNKQGQIEQARQSLEQAFAGNTSDARVLYELDQLYKKLNIKPDDRLNLLESYPGIVKLRDDLFLEYVTVHNIMKQHKIALSLLTGRTFHPWEGGEGKVTGQYKQAKVELAKSDLRSGRIEQAVKGLREALVYPENLGEGKLKGSQDNDIYYYLGCAYERLKLTDEAAQAFSTASQGLKEPINPMYYNDQQPDMIFYQGLAWKKLGHVKEGNRRFNKLIDYAERHLFEPVKMDYFAVSLPDFLIFEDDLNIRNQIHCTYMKALGLLGLGRQDEAILHFESVLKLEANHQGALNHMDWEGSSNE; from the coding sequence ATGGATTTGAGCATCTTCGACGCTAAGGCACGCGTGTGGGAGGAAACTGTGCAGATCCCTACGTACGGCATTGGCAAACCCGACAAAAATCCAATGTTTCTGGAGAAACGTGTCTACCAAGGAAGCTCCGGTCGAGTGTATCCGCATCCGGTAATTGATAAAATTGAGAATGATAAGAAACTGGAAAATTACCAAGTGGTTTTTCTGGAAAATAAATATTTGCGTATTGAGATCATGCCAGAGCTGGGAGGTCGTATTTATCGTGCGGTCGACAAGACCAACGGTTACGATTTTGTTTACTATAACAAGGTCATCAAACCAGCGCTTGTGGGCTTATTGGGGCCATGGATATCGGGAGGCATTGAGTTTAACTGGCCTCAGCATCACCGTCCCAACACTTACGGACCTGTCGAATACAAGCTGGAAGAACATGAGGACGGTAGCGCGACGGTATGGGTGAGCGAAATTGACCGCATGTTCGGCACGAAAGTAACCGCTGGTTTTACACTTCAACCGGATAAAGCATACCTTAAAATGGGGGCCCAGCTATACAACCGGACTGCCGAGCCTCAAACGTTTCTATGGTGGGCAAATCCAGCCGTAGCGGTACATGATCACACTCAATCTGTTTTTCCTCCGGACGTATCAGCCGTGTTCGACCATGGAAAGCGAGATGTATCCCGTTTCCCGATCGCTACAGGCATTTATTATAAAATGGATTATTCTGAAGGCGTAGATATCTCCCGATACAAAAATATTCCTGTCCCCACTTCATATATGGCCTATAAATCGGACTACAATTTCATAGGTGGTTATGACCATATGAAACAAGCCGGGCTTTTGCATGTGGCCAACCATCATATCTCTCCCGGAAAAAAGCAATGGACATGGGGGAATGGCGAATTCGGCCAGGCATGGGATCGGAATCTAACTGACGAAGACGGTCCTTACATCGAGTTGATGACGGGTGTATATACCGATAACCAACCTGATTTTACATGGCTTCAGCCGTATGAAGAAAAATCGTTCTCGCAGTATTTTATGCCTTATAAACATATTGGTATGGTCAAAAATGCTTCAATTGATGCAGCTGTAAGTTTGGACATGGATCGCAGTGAAGGGACAGCACAGATTGGAGTCTATGTGACTTCTCCATTTCGTAAAGCCGTCGTGGAATTAAGCAGCCAGCGGAGACTCTATATTAAAGAATCTGTAGATTTGGAACCTAGTATGGCCTTTGTACAGAAAATCGATCTCTTGGCTGATGATGATGAACTATGCTTAACTGTCAAAGACGCGACAGGGAGGGAGCTGATTAGCTACCAGCCGAGGAAAAAGCAAGTTGAACAGATGCCTGCTGCGGCAACACCCTTGCCGGAACCGGAGGAATTAAGAACGAACGAAGAATTGTATTTAGCTGGTCAACACTTGGAGCAATACCGTCATGCCACCTTCAAACCCGAGGCGTATTATCTGGAGGGCCTGAAAAGAGATGAGGAAGACAGCCGCATAAATGTGGCATATGGTACGTTGCTTCTCCGTAGAGGGTTGTATTCAGCAAGCGAAGCGTGCTTCCGTAAAGCCATTTCGCGGGTAACCTGGCGTAACGCTAACCCCTATGACGGTGAGGCCTATTATCAGCTTGGTTTATCGTTAAAACATCAAGGGCGACTGGATGAGGCGTTCTCTGCATTTTATAAATCAGTGTGGAGTGCGGCATGGCAAGACAGCGGGTATTTCTCACTTGCGCAGATTGCGACAGAAAAAGGGAACTATGAAGAAGCATTGGAGCTTGTGGAGCGTTCGATCATCCGAAATGCTCGCAACTACAAAGCACGCAACCTAAAGTCGGCTATTTTTCGTAAGCTTGGCAACTACGAAGCGGCAGTAGCTTTTTCCAAGGAAACGATTAAGCTCGATATCGCCGATTTTGGAGCTTACCGTGAGCAAGGATTATCACTAGAGGCTCTCGGGTTACGATCTGATGCTATAACGGTCTTCGATGAATTGAAAAAATGGACGCGTGGAGATGTGCACAATGATATAGCCATAGCCTCGGATTATGCGGCGGCAGGACTCTATGAGGATGCGGCATTCGTGCTGGAAGGCGCTTCAGAGCAGGCGCAAACCTACCCTATGCTGCATTACATTCAGGCCTTCTGCTATGCTAAAATCGGCAAGCACGAGCAGGCGAACAGGGCTCTCGCTCAGGCAGCCGAAGCAGTACCCGATTACTGCTTTCCCAACACTCTGTTTGAGTACGACGTGTTGCAATTTGCAGTTCAAACGAAACCGGGGGATGGAAAGGCACATTATTACTTGGGCAATTTACTCTATGATAAGAAACGGCACTTGGATGCCATTGCTTGCTGGGAAACATCTCGTACCATTGATGATACCTTCCCCGTCGTTCACCGTAATCTTGCTCTTGGATATTTTAACAAGCAAGGCCAAATAGAGCAGGCTCGCCAATCGTTAGAGCAGGCCTTTGCAGGCAATACATCAGACGCGCGTGTTCTTTATGAGCTTGACCAGCTTTATAAGAAACTGAATATCAAGCCTGATGACAGATTGAACCTGCTGGAGAGTTATCCGGGGATCGTAAAGCTTCGCGATGATCTGTTTTTGGAATATGTAACCGTTCACAATATTATGAAGCAGCACAAGATAGCGTTATCCTTGCTGACAGGCAGAACATTTCATCCATGGGAAGGCGGAGAGGGTAAGGTAACTGGACAGTATAAGCAGGCCAAAGTAGAGCTTGCCAAGTCCGACCTGAGGTCTGGGCGGATTGAGCAGGCTGTAAAAGGGCTGCGGGAGGCTTTAGTTTATCCAGAGAATCTTGGAGAAGGCAAGCTAAAGGGTTCGCAGGATAATGATATCTACTATTATTTGGGCTGCGCGTATGAGCGATTGAAATTAACAGATGAGGCAGCGCAGGCCTTTTCCACGGCCTCTCAAGGACTGAAGGAACCCATCAACCCCATGTATTACAACGATCAACAGCCGGATATGATATTTTACCAAGGATTGGCCTGGAAGAAACTTGGTCATGTAAAGGAAGGCAATCGCCGATTCAACAAGCTAATTGATTACGCTGAAAGACACTTGTTCGAACCCGTGAAAATGGATTACTTCGCGGTTTCGTTACCCGACTTTCTCATTTTTGAAGATGATTTGAATATTCGTAATCAGATCCATTGTACCTATATGAAAGCACTGGGCTTGCTTGGATTAGGGCGACAAGACGAGGCTATCCTGCATTTTGAATCTGTGCTTAAGCTGGAAGCTAACCACCAAGGAGCATTGAATCATATGGACTGGGAGGGAAGCTCAAATGAGTAA
- a CDS encoding cellulase-like family protein translates to MSNLLRNVPRKLTITMWDFSWYTMTQEGEPYSDLEARFKEAVQRGYNTIRICAMPFMLFTADGKRPGPLEFANLGEVGQRTRWYNCRGGAVLDGHAHLLELFRQAKAHNCYIMLSSWEYQQSPSFLAHAELRDALAAIPPKERFMTIARSMDQLIRFVTAEGYRNQIIYTELHNEVEFGQLNVVGTSEGIAETDVSALIEAMQPYVEEAVGYLRQCHPDIRMTASYTLNEAYPKAYVARNMQVAHFHLYIKGMLNELMEAAGLDDELSPFPNRFVQSLLREDAPPFAEWTLPSEQNWRMEGNPVGMRLIYLHDWADPDQWDLFLYDRYGDHKMAMLQKADTRLEEIHEWTRHSGIPIVIGEGYVGYTPLYAQFEEGPVGKFIAEYVLRKGMALGFWGMTLCSNCAPHHPFWNDVAWQRKWNQFILNSI, encoded by the coding sequence ATGAGTAATCTCTTGAGAAATGTACCACGCAAATTGACGATCACGATGTGGGATTTCTCTTGGTATACAATGACACAGGAAGGTGAGCCCTATAGCGATCTTGAAGCCCGTTTTAAAGAAGCGGTCCAAAGAGGCTACAATACGATCCGAATATGTGCTATGCCATTCATGTTGTTTACGGCTGATGGCAAACGCCCCGGACCCTTGGAGTTTGCCAACCTTGGGGAAGTAGGCCAGCGTACGCGCTGGTATAACTGTCGCGGCGGCGCAGTGCTGGATGGGCATGCTCATTTGCTTGAGCTGTTTAGACAAGCAAAGGCTCATAACTGTTACATTATGTTATCCTCTTGGGAATATCAGCAGAGTCCCAGCTTCCTGGCTCATGCTGAGCTTAGAGATGCATTAGCTGCAATTCCTCCTAAGGAAAGATTTATGACCATCGCAAGATCGATGGATCAGTTGATTCGTTTCGTTACAGCGGAAGGCTATAGGAACCAGATTATCTATACAGAGTTGCACAATGAAGTGGAGTTTGGACAGTTAAACGTTGTCGGAACGTCTGAAGGCATAGCTGAAACGGATGTATCAGCCCTCATTGAAGCCATGCAGCCCTATGTAGAGGAAGCTGTTGGATATCTTCGCCAATGTCATCCCGATATTAGGATGACGGCCAGCTATACGTTAAATGAAGCCTACCCTAAAGCTTACGTCGCACGTAATATGCAGGTTGCCCATTTTCATCTTTATATTAAAGGGATGCTCAATGAGCTTATGGAAGCCGCAGGGCTTGATGATGAGTTGTCGCCATTCCCCAATCGATTCGTACAATCCCTATTAAGAGAAGACGCTCCTCCATTTGCAGAGTGGACCCTGCCTTCGGAGCAAAATTGGCGGATGGAAGGTAATCCGGTTGGCATGAGGCTTATTTATTTGCATGACTGGGCAGACCCGGATCAATGGGATTTATTTTTGTACGACCGGTATGGAGACCATAAAATGGCCATGTTGCAGAAGGCGGACACCCGATTGGAAGAAATACATGAATGGACCCGTCATTCCGGCATTCCCATTGTCATAGGAGAAGGCTATGTAGGCTACACGCCGCTGTACGCCCAATTTGAAGAAGGCCCAGTCGGCAAGTTTATCGCTGAATATGTGCTGCGAAAAGGAATGGCACTTGGTTTCTGGGGAATGACCCTCTGCTCCAACTGTGCTCCGCATCATCCATTCTGGAATGATGTAGCCTGGCAGCGCAAGTGGAATCAATTTATCCTGAATTCAATATGA
- a CDS encoding beta-galactosidase, translating to MRNYRITVKDDHKHIVKGHIQLGGTHPKGEEIGFTNYFMEKDGEPFFGICGEFHYARYDERYWEDELVKIKMGGVNIIATYIFWNLHEEIEGAFNWSGNRNLRRFIELCDKHQLYVMIRIGPFNHGEIRNGGIPDWLFGRPFEVRSNDEGYLFYTRRMYNQIGIQVKGLLYKEGGPIIGTQIENEHHHASSQWALTVGINDMWLNSGSDGNSHMLKLKEIALEAGIDTPIYTCTGWGGATTPVPDMLPLWGGYAYWPWIYYEEGRLEGMNEHPATPEYIFRDKHNNKIPKSYNFEPQYAPEDYPYACCEMGGGMVQFYKYRFAFPYRSVPAMTVMKVAEGCNLIGYYMYHGGSNPRGEVNPFTNDLATPKISYDFNAMIGEFGQVRESYQRTKLQHYFFSTFQKQFSLTKTILPGDTSHMDPYDVNTLRYAVRSSAGSGYLFLNNFQDHAENVDLCDFNVSIELPEETIVIPSQGELTLGRESFAILPFNFNLDGMKLNYATSQLITRIEEAGEVYYFFFIPEGMTGTYAMESKDMISATIDKGSIDQMDGNTLIKVAEEEDSLIHLVSKSGKKVAIYTMTDEQSLNFWKVNLQGRDRVIVTSANVLVSGAEIKLESTDQEIVTLSVFPDFDTPITSISGGELLEITESKFFITYHLRAPKKEIQFYLKRVNDDKLTLGFEINAFDGIKEALLRIGYTGDIGYAFIDGELIHDNFCNHTTWEMGLKPFEHRLIEQGMYVYVSPIRKGKVLNSNTTMAGWKETTEERIVDIGSVSIVPVYEIKITM from the coding sequence ATGAGAAACTATCGAATTACGGTCAAAGACGATCACAAGCATATTGTTAAAGGTCATATCCAGCTTGGTGGCACCCATCCAAAAGGAGAGGAGATCGGATTCACCAACTATTTTATGGAGAAGGACGGAGAGCCCTTTTTCGGCATTTGTGGTGAATTCCATTATGCCCGTTACGATGAACGCTATTGGGAAGATGAATTGGTTAAAATAAAAATGGGCGGCGTAAACATCATTGCAACCTATATTTTTTGGAACCTTCACGAAGAAATTGAGGGTGCTTTTAATTGGAGTGGGAACAGAAACCTTCGCCGTTTCATCGAGTTGTGCGATAAACATCAGCTATACGTCATGATTCGGATCGGACCCTTCAATCATGGGGAAATCCGAAACGGCGGTATACCGGATTGGTTATTCGGTCGGCCCTTTGAGGTTCGTTCTAATGATGAGGGGTATCTGTTTTATACAAGAAGAATGTATAACCAAATCGGCATCCAGGTTAAGGGATTGTTATATAAGGAGGGGGGGCCGATCATCGGCACCCAAATCGAAAACGAGCATCATCATGCATCTTCCCAGTGGGCATTGACTGTAGGAATTAATGATATGTGGTTAAACAGCGGAAGTGACGGTAACTCACATATGTTAAAACTGAAAGAAATAGCTCTGGAAGCAGGGATTGATACTCCAATCTATACCTGCACAGGATGGGGAGGAGCAACAACCCCTGTACCTGATATGCTGCCCTTGTGGGGCGGGTATGCCTACTGGCCATGGATCTATTACGAAGAGGGACGTTTGGAGGGGATGAACGAGCATCCTGCGACACCGGAATACATTTTCCGAGATAAGCATAATAACAAGATTCCAAAGAGCTACAATTTCGAGCCTCAATACGCCCCTGAAGATTATCCGTACGCTTGCTGCGAGATGGGTGGCGGCATGGTTCAGTTTTATAAATACCGGTTTGCCTTTCCCTATCGTAGTGTTCCAGCAATGACTGTCATGAAGGTTGCAGAAGGCTGTAACCTGATCGGATACTATATGTATCATGGGGGTTCGAATCCTCGGGGGGAGGTTAACCCGTTCACAAATGATCTGGCCACACCTAAAATATCCTATGATTTCAATGCCATGATCGGTGAATTCGGTCAAGTAAGAGAATCATACCAAAGAACAAAGCTCCAGCATTATTTTTTTTCAACGTTCCAAAAGCAATTCTCCCTAACGAAGACCATTCTGCCAGGCGATACGTCCCATATGGATCCTTACGATGTGAATACCTTGCGATATGCAGTTCGCTCCAGTGCCGGATCGGGTTACCTGTTTCTAAATAATTTCCAAGACCATGCCGAAAATGTCGACCTGTGCGATTTTAATGTAAGCATTGAGCTACCCGAGGAAACGATTGTCATCCCTAGTCAAGGGGAGCTGACGTTAGGACGTGAAAGCTTCGCTATATTGCCATTTAATTTCAATCTGGATGGAATGAAGCTCAACTATGCAACGTCACAGCTGATAACAAGGATAGAAGAGGCTGGAGAAGTATATTATTTTTTCTTTATACCGGAGGGCATGACAGGAACTTATGCAATGGAGTCAAAAGATATGATCAGTGCCACCATCGACAAAGGTTCGATAGACCAAATGGATGGGAACACGCTCATTAAGGTTGCTGAAGAGGAAGATAGTCTCATCCACCTGGTATCTAAAAGTGGCAAAAAAGTCGCCATCTACACGATGACTGATGAACAAAGTCTTAATTTTTGGAAGGTAAACCTGCAAGGTCGGGACAGAGTCATAGTGACAAGTGCCAATGTACTTGTATCTGGAGCTGAGATCAAGCTGGAGTCAACGGACCAGGAGATTGTAACACTGAGTGTATTCCCGGATTTTGACACCCCGATCACATCGATTTCTGGTGGAGAGCTGCTTGAAATAACAGAAAGTAAATTCTTTATAACGTATCATTTAAGGGCTCCTAAGAAAGAAATCCAGTTCTATTTGAAAAGGGTTAATGACGATAAACTTACTCTTGGTTTCGAAATAAATGCCTTTGACGGAATCAAGGAGGCTCTACTACGTATCGGTTATACTGGAGATATTGGTTATGCTTTTATTGATGGCGAACTGATTCACGATAACTTCTGCAACCATACGACCTGGGAAATGGGTTTGAAACCATTTGAACATCGGCTTATCGAGCAAGGAATGTATGTGTATGTTTCCCCCATTCGAAAAGGTAAGGTTCTCAACAGCAATACGACCATGGCTGGCTGGAAAGAGACGACAGAGGAACGAATCGTGGACATCGGCTCGGTCAGCATTGTACCTGTGTATGAGATCAAAATCACCATGTAA